In Zerene cesonia ecotype Mississippi chromosome 18, Zerene_cesonia_1.1, whole genome shotgun sequence, the following are encoded in one genomic region:
- the LOC119834088 gene encoding organic cation transporter protein-like, with the protein MTSDDPLETVIGRFGKYQTWILLLLTLGRLPSDFQLVNVVFVVPSVQYVCMDEGTQNLTNHCPCDNPMYDTSAIVNSVPTTWNLICNRRHLASLAQSSLQRNILHVLSNYYIYFRYGRRLAILLALMSQIFFVGTSAIVPHLWMFIACRLLIGASVGGTLICCYVMLVELSGKAFRPYLTGLNEMSYTLSYISLPLIAYFIRDWRYLQLTISLPWLFVLFFYNFIPESPRWLITMGKKEQAIEVLTYIAIKNNRPTNNIKHIVEKELLHNNSDKQNNGSYLDLFKTPKMRIYTLINAFIWLCCSHTFFGINQYIGRLDGNLYFNVFLSAIGFVPALFLVIAVSLYVSRKMAMVVSFVGTGLVLLVFIFIPSDMKYTTLGFAIVGQIIIYIAFILIYLYTSEVFPTVLRNSAMGFASMFARIGGFIAPFVVNLDSEWGSILVFSAVSLLAGALCLPLRETKDTVLLNTIEETEHYNKKKTQAQ; encoded by the exons ATGACAAGCGACGACCCTTTGGAGACCGTTATCGGCCGTTTTGGAAAATATCAAACATGGATTTTACTCCTATTGACTCTTGGTCGACTTCCCTCAGACTTTCAATTGGTTAACGTGGTCTTCGTGGTACCCAGTGTTCAATACGTGTGCATGGACGAAGGCACACAGAATTTAACGAATCATTGTCCCTGCGATAATCCGATGTACGATACAAGTGCTATAGTGAATTCAGTTCCTACGACTTGGAATCTCATATGTAATAGAAGACACTTGGCGAGTTTAGCACAATCTTCACTACAA agaaatattttacatgttttgagtaattattatatatatttcagataTGGCCGACGACTAGCCATTCTACTAGCTCTAATGTCACAAATTTTCTTCGTGGGTACATCAGCGATAGTACCCCATCTGTGGATGTTCATCGCTTGTCGTTTACTCATTGGAGCCTCAGTCGGCGGAACGTTAATTTGTTGCTACGTGATGCTTGTGGAACTTTCTGGAAAGGCGTTTAGGCCATATTTGACTGGCCTTAACGAAATGTCTTACACATTGAGTTATATATCATTACCACTAATTGCGTATTTCATACGGGACTGGAGGTATTTGCAGCTGACGATTTCACTGCCATGgctatttgtattgtttttctaCAATTTTATCCCGGAATCTCCTCGATGGTTAATAACGATGGGCAAGAAAGAGCAAGCAATAGAAGTGCTCACTTATATAGCTATaaa GAATAATCGACCCACAAACAACATCAAGCATATTGTCGAAAAGGAATTACTGCATAACAACAGCGATAAGCAAAACAACGGGTCGTATTTGGACTTATTTAAAACGCCAAAAATGAGAATCTACACCCTCATAAACGCTTTTATTTGGTTATGTTGCTCCCATACCTTCTTTGGCATCAATCAGTACATCGGCCGCCTAGACGGCAATCTCTACTTCAACGTGTTTCTATCTGCTATCGGATTTGTCCCAGCATTGTTTCTCGTCATCGCAGTATCTTTGTATGTAAGCCGAAAAATGGCTATGGTCGTTTCTTTTGTAGGTACAGGCCTCGTTTTGTTAGTCTTCATATTTATACCAAGCGACATGAAGTATACAACGTTAGGCTTCGCTATAGTCGggcaaattataatatacatcgCATTTATCCTGATATACTTGTATACTTCCGAAGTGTTCCCGACCGTTTTGAGGAATTCAGCTATGGGTTTCGCGTCAATGTTTGCGAGAATTGGTGGCTTTATAGCTCCGTTTGTGGTTAATTTGGATTCTGAATGGGGCTCCATTTTAGTGTTTAGTGCAGTGTCGCTGTTAGCTGGTGCGCTATGTCTTCCGTTGAGGGAAACTAAAGACACTGTTCTGTTGAACACTATTGAAGAGACTGAACATTACAATAAGAAGAAAACTCAAGCGCAATAG
- the LOC119833819 gene encoding organic cation transporter protein-like produces the protein MEVEDVIETTIGRSGRYQLWIFFLISIGRFPTEYQLTNVVFILPNPEYVCKDEGANNASNFCPCNNPEYDTSNVMNSVSSEWDLICDKRHLASLGQSMLQIGILAGSIFYGHISDRYGRKIACLLALTAEVFFVAISAAVTEFWMFAVCRFFIGVAVGGTMLCCYIIVIELFGKSFRPYLPGLIEMSYIISYLSLPLIAYFLRDWKHLQLVTSLPWVFVLLYYYLIPESPRWLITMGRKKEAIELLTFIAKKNNMPIEDIEATVVRGYMAALHEERKEHASYLDLFKTPKIRRYTLIIAFIWLCCAHTFFGINQYIGRLQGNIYVNVALSATSLIPGIVLVVLASLYLKRKTSVITSFSVAAISLLLFIVIPRSLETVTRVLAIIGMIGAYTSFVQIYLYSSEIFPTVIRNSAMGFASVFARFGGFIAPFVVNIGVEWVSILIFSVLAMCAASLCIFLPETKETVLLNTIEQTENKNELDHRENTENSKAPNTN, from the exons ATGGAGGTTGAAGATGTAATAGAAACAACCATAGGACGATCCGGCAGATATCAGCTGtggatattttttcttatatctaTAGGTCGGTTTCCTACTGAATATCAATTGACAAACGTTGTGTTTATTTTGCCAAACCCTGAATATGTGTGTAAGGATGAGGGAGCTAATAATGCATCAAATTTTTGTCCTTGCAACAACCCGGAGTATGATACAAGCAACGTTATGAATTCGGTATCAAGTGAGTGGGATTTAATTTGTGATAAACGTCATTTAGCCAGCTTAGGCCAGTCTATGCTGCAAATTGGTATATTAGCTGGAAGCATATTTTATGGACACATTTCAGACAG atACGGACGCAAGATTGCTTGTTTGCTTGCATTGACAGCAGAAGTGTTCTTTGTGGCAATTTCTGCCGCAGTGACGGAATTTTGGATGTTTGCGGTCTGCCGCTTCTTCATAGGAGTGGCAGTGGGCGGCACTATGCTctgttgttatattattgtgatcGAGCTCTTCGGAAAATCATTTAGACCTTACTTGCCAGGTCTCATAGAAATGTCATATATAATCAGCTATTTGTCACTTCCGCTAATCGCTTATTTCTTAAGAGATTGGAAACATTTACAATTGGTGACCTCATTGCCCTGGGTTTtcgttttactttattattatctgaTACCGGAATCACCGAGATGGCTGATTACAATGGGTAGGAAGAAGGAAGCCATCgaacttttaacatttatcgCGAAGAA GAATAACATGCCAATCGAAGATATAGAAGCAACTGTTGTGAGAGGATACATGGCTGCGTTACATGAAGAAAGGAAAGAGCACGCTTCCTATTTAGACTTATTTAAGACGCCAAAGATTAGGAGATACACTCTGATTATAGCCTTCATTTGGCTGTGTTGTGCTCATACGTTTTTTGGTATCAATCAATATATAGGTCGATTACAAggcaatatttatgtaaacgtCGCTCTGTCAGCGACAAGTCTCATACCTGGTATAGTACTAGTTGTATTAGCttcactttatttaaaacgaaaaacgAGTGTAATAACTAGCTTTAGTGTAGCagctatttcattattattgtttatagtaATTCCGCGATCTTTGGAAACTGTGACAAGAGTGTTGGCTATAATCGGTATGATTGGAGCTTATACATCTTTTGTACAGATATACTTatattcctctgaaattttcCCCACTGTTATACGGAATTCGGCGATGGGTTTCGCATCAGTATTTGCTAGATTCGGAGGTTTCATTGCACCGTTCGTCGTCAATATTGGTGTAGAGTGGGTatcaatacttatatttagTGTCTTGGCTATGTGCGCTGCTTCACTTTGCATATTTTTACCAGAAACAAAAGAAACGGtgcttttaaatacaattgaacaaacggaaaataaaaatgagttGGACCACAGAGAAAACACTGAGAACTCTAAGGCaccaaatacaaattaa
- the LOC119833817 gene encoding organic cation transporter protein-like: MLENETRDAENQNSAEDPITRAIGAIGKWQIWICFIVFLVKFPVAWHQMSIIFLAPPMNYTCSTNDEYDNHCSANCTEYKFDHSVFGDTIVSQWSLVCSKEWLKNATQTIFMLGILVGNMVFGHLSDRFGRRLPFLAAVFLQLISGVTTAYSVNWHMFTSLRFFLAVATGGTMVTSFVLTMELIGTKYRDAVGILYQIPFNLGHLSLPLFGYFLRDWNHFQLAISLPSVLFLSYYYLLPESPRWLLTAGRDEEALKILETAAKRNGRPTEGISSYTQKMAVEVKSNPNKERASFIALFRTPKLRARTLAICFNWFVCGFCFFGVSQYIGHVSGNIFSNVAISAAILVPGTLISIYANKILGRKITLISSNCVTGLSCLLITVVPQSEASYLILGCAGLWGMSISFATVYLYAGELFPTVVRNSGVGLSSTVARIGSMVAPFVATLGHRSSWLPPILFGITPLVGACLCLILPDTRGKKLPDTLEEGEE, translated from the exons A TGTTGGAGAACGAAACAAGGGACGCAGAGAATCAAAATTCCGCAGAAGATCCTATAACAAGGGCTATAGGAGCCATCGGCAAATGGCAGATATGGATCTGTTTTATAGTATTCCTCGTAAAGTTTCCCGTAGCCTGGCATCAAATGAGCATAATATTCCTGGCTCCGCCGATGAACTACACGTGTTCAACAAATGACGAATATGACAATCATTGTTCAGCAAACTGTACCGAGTACAAGTTCGACCACTCTGTATTCGGAGACACAATCGTGTCCCAGTGGAGCCTTGTGTGCAGCAAAGAGTGGCTGAAAAACGCAACACAAACTATTTTCATGCTTGGTATCCTCGTTGGGAATATGGTGTTTGGTCACTTGTCGGACAG GTTTGGGAGGCGCTTACCGTTCTTGGCGGCAGTATTCCTCCAACTAATATCGGGAGTAACAACTGCATATTCAGTCAACTGGCACATGTTCACAAGTCTTCGATTCTTTCTAGCTGTGGCCACTGGAGGCACTATGGTCACTAGCTTCGTCCTCACCATGGAACTTATTGGCACTAAATACAGGGACGCCGTTGGCATCCTATATCAAATCCCATTCAACCTCGGCCATTTGTCTTTACCACTGTTTGGTTACTTCCTGCGGGATTGGAACCACTTCCAACTTGCTATTTCTTTGCCATCAGTATTATTCCTGAGCTATTATTATCTACTCCCGGAATCGCCAAGATGGTTGCTAACTGCTGGACGGGACGAAGAAGCTCTGAAGATTCTGGAAACTGCAGCAAAAAG GAACGGACGCCCAACAGAAGGAATATCGTCATATACCCAGAAGATGGCCGTGGAAGTAAAAAGCAATCCAAATAAAGAGCGTGCATCTTTTATAGCACTATTCCGTACTCCAAAGCTTCGCGCTAGAACATTAGCCATTTGTTTCAATTGGTTTGTGTGTGGATTCTGCTTCTTTGGAGTATCGCAGTATATTGGACACGTTTCTGGAAATATATTCAGTAATGTCGCCATTTCTGCAGCAATATTG GTACCCGGAACCCTCATATCCATCTACGCCAACAAAATCCTCGGCCGCAAGATCACTCTCATAAGCTCCAATTGTGTGACTGGTCTCAGTTGCTTGCTCATTACAGTTGTCCCTCAATCAGAGGCCAGTTATCTCATTCTGGGTTGTGCTGGTCTTTGGGGTATGAGTATATCCTTTGCcacagtatatttatatgctgGAGAGTTATTCCCCACAGTTGTTAGGAACTCTGGTGTCGGTTTGTCCTCTACTGTTGCTAGAATAGGGTCTATGGTCGCCCCCTTCGTAGCTACTTTGGGGCACCGTAGCTCATGGTTGCCGCCTATATTGTTCGGTATCACGCCACTAGTGGGCGCTTGTCTTTGCTTAATTCTACCTGATACGAGAGGAAAGAAACTTCCGGACACATTGGAAGAAGGGGAAGAGTAA
- the LOC119833991 gene encoding ribosome production factor 2 homolog, whose protein sequence is MGVIQRIKKPTTRKGKKVLLSKEPKAIEGPKQCIFLQGRNPSERARKVLKDLYDLKKPDAAFLSRKNDFVPFEDATLIEKLCYKKEAALFGVSSHSKKRPHNIILGRTFNYGVLDMIELGADNFKAMSEFHNMKVLAGIKPCLLFNGPAWDLNQDLKRLKSLFTDFFHREKVETIRLQGLEHALSFTATDDGNIYVRSYRILLKKSGQRTPRVELEEIGPSIDFKLRRTKLASEDLFKEACRVPREVKPLTKKNISKDAFGTKLGRVHMGKQDIQRLQTRKMKGLKKSAEEKKEMLLKRKKARKEAKIAQAIDGQ, encoded by the exons atgggtgtaatacaaagaataaa GAAACCTACAACTCGTAAAGGTAAAAAGGTGCTACTTTCAAAGGAACCAAAGGCGATAGAGGGTCCAAAacagtgtatatttttacaaggCAGGAATCCATCGGAGAGGGCTAGAAAAGTGCTGAAGGATTTATATGATTTGAAAAAACCAGACGCGGCGTTTTTAAGCCGGAAAAATGACTTCGTACCTTTCGAAGATGCCACACTCATTGAAAA GCTCTGCTACAAAAAAGAGGCAGCTCTTTTTGGAGTTAGTTCACATTCAAAAAAGAGGCCCCACAACATAATATTGGGAAGAACATTCAACTATGGGGTTTTGGACATGATTGAACTTGGTGCCGATAACTTTAAGGCAATGTCGGAGTTTCACAATATGAAAGTTTTAGCTGGCATCAAGCCCTGCTTACTGTTTAATGGCCCAGCCTGGGATTTAAATCAAGATCTGAAGAGATTGAAATCGCTCTTCACAGATTTTTTTCACAGGGAAAAG GTTGAAACAATAAGACTGCAAGGATTAGAACATGCACTTAGCTTCACTGCAACAGATGATGGCAATATATATGTAAGGTCCTACAGAATACTGCTTAAGAAGAGTGGACAACGCACACCAAGAGTAGAACTTGAAGAGATAG GTCCATCTATCGACTTTAAGCTGAGAAGGACTAAATTAGCGTCAGAAGACTTATTCAAGGAAGCTTGCCGAGTACCAAGAGAGGTGAAGCCTCTCACCAAGAAGAATATTTCCAAAGATGCGTTTGGCACAAAACTTGGTCGTGTTCATATGGGTAAGCAAGACATTCAGAGGTTACAGACAAGAAAGATGAAGGGTTTGAAAAAGAGTGCggaagaaaagaaagaaatgctgttgaaaagaaagaaagcaaGGAAAGAAGCGAAGATTGCACAAGCAATAGAtggacaataa